A genome region from Sphingobacteriaceae bacterium GW460-11-11-14-LB5 includes the following:
- a CDS encoding aminoacyl-tRNA hydrolase codes for MKYLIVGLGNIGPDYAHTRHNIGFDIADELVKNLDGSFENIRLAYYSEVSFKGRKLHVIKPTTFMNLSGKAVNYWMKELKIAPENVLVIVDDLALPLGKLRLKLQGSSAGHNGLKSIEEVCGGQNYARLRFGIGSDYPKGRQVDFVLGLFDKNEQLELPALIDKSVELIKSYVTVGPAHTMTAFNK; via the coding sequence ATGAAATATCTTATAGTTGGCTTAGGAAATATCGGACCAGATTATGCGCACACCCGGCATAACATTGGTTTTGATATTGCTGATGAACTGGTTAAAAATTTAGATGGAAGTTTCGAGAATATCCGCCTGGCTTATTATTCGGAAGTGAGCTTTAAAGGACGTAAACTCCACGTTATTAAACCAACCACTTTTATGAACTTAAGTGGTAAAGCGGTAAACTATTGGATGAAAGAGCTAAAAATAGCACCAGAAAATGTTTTGGTTATTGTTGACGACCTTGCATTACCGCTGGGTAAGCTAAGGTTAAAGCTGCAGGGCTCCAGCGCTGGCCATAATGGTTTAAAAAGCATCGAAGAGGTTTGTGGCGGACAAAACTACGCGCGTCTCCGCTTTGGCATTGGCAGCGATTATCCGAAAGGCAGGCAGGTCGATTTCGTTTTGGGTTTGTTTGATAAGAATGAACAATTGGAGCTTCCTGCATTGATTGATAAGAGCGTTGAGCTGATTAAAAGTTATGTAACCGTTGGGCCTGCCCACACCATGACGGCTTTTAATAAGTAA
- a CDS encoding DHH family phosphoesterase, translating to MLTLTELKTLLATPQRIVITTHHKPDGDAMGSSLGLYGYLIQKGHHVKVVTPTDYPTFLHWMPNNGDVIIFTEQQEEAARLVDEASVIFCLDFNTLSRINELGELVRAAGAKKIMIDHHLEPEDFDDYRHWDINACAAAQLVYDFIVNQLEDKAGINKDVAACLYTGIMTDSGSFRFPSATAEVYRIAADLIDLGAEHWKIHQLVYDNASENRLRFLGYCLSNKLEVIREYNTAIISVTKEELAQYHSATGDTEGVVNYALSINGIRLAALIVERPDKVKLSVRSTGDFPANEICKKYFNGGGHRNAAGGAAEKPLADVITEFKSILAEYKEQLIA from the coding sequence ATGCTTACACTAACTGAATTAAAAACATTATTGGCTACGCCACAACGAATTGTGATCACTACGCATCACAAACCCGACGGCGATGCGATGGGTTCATCTTTAGGTTTATATGGATATTTAATTCAAAAGGGCCATCATGTTAAGGTAGTCACACCCACAGATTATCCTACCTTTTTGCATTGGATGCCTAATAATGGCGATGTTATTATTTTTACGGAGCAGCAAGAAGAAGCAGCCAGGTTAGTGGATGAAGCTTCGGTTATTTTCTGCCTTGATTTTAATACCCTAAGCCGCATTAATGAGTTAGGCGAATTGGTTAGGGCAGCGGGCGCAAAAAAAATCATGATCGATCATCACCTCGAACCTGAGGATTTTGATGATTACCGTCACTGGGATATCAATGCCTGTGCTGCTGCGCAGTTGGTTTACGATTTTATTGTTAACCAATTGGAAGATAAAGCTGGGATCAATAAAGATGTTGCTGCTTGTTTGTATACCGGTATTATGACCGATTCGGGATCTTTTCGTTTCCCATCCGCAACAGCGGAGGTTTATCGTATTGCAGCAGATTTGATCGATCTGGGTGCAGAGCATTGGAAAATCCATCAATTGGTATACGATAACGCGAGCGAAAATCGTTTACGCTTTTTGGGTTATTGCCTGTCAAACAAGTTAGAGGTAATCAGAGAATACAATACGGCCATTATTTCAGTTACCAAAGAAGAACTGGCACAATACCATAGCGCAACCGGCGATACGGAGGGCGTGGTGAACTATGCTTTATCAATTAACGGGATCCGTTTAGCCGCATTAATTGTTGAGCGTCCGGATAAGGTTAAATTATCGGTGAGATCAACAGGCGATTTTCCAGCCAACGAAATCTGTAAAAAGTATTTTAATGGCGGTGGGCACAGAAATGCAGCAGGTGGTGCAGCAGAAAAACCTTTAGCTGATGTAATAACCGAATTTAAATCGATATTAGCAGAATATAAAGAACAATTGATTGCTTAG
- a CDS encoding adenylate cyclase — protein MGKEIERKFLINQQKWDNLSKPAGKLFRQGYLLSDKDKTVRVRATETTGFLTIKGQTIGATRMEYEYEIPVAEATELLDNFASSELSKTRYEITVNGKVWEIDVFLGDNKGLIVAEIELESEDEIFDVPDWVSKEVTEEEKYYNSNLTVKPFKDWI, from the coding sequence ATGGGTAAAGAAATAGAACGTAAATTTTTGATCAATCAGCAGAAGTGGGATAACCTAAGCAAACCAGCAGGAAAACTTTTTAGACAAGGTTATTTACTGAGCGATAAAGACAAAACGGTGCGCGTAAGGGCAACCGAAACCACAGGTTTTTTAACGATAAAAGGCCAAACGATTGGTGCCACCAGGATGGAATATGAATATGAAATCCCGGTTGCTGAGGCCACAGAATTATTGGATAATTTCGCTTCATCTGAACTTTCGAAAACACGCTATGAAATTACGGTTAACGGTAAAGTTTGGGAGATAGATGTATTTTTAGGTGATAACAAAGGCTTGATTGTTGCCGAAATTGAACTTGAAAGTGAAGACGAAATATTCGACGTCCCGGATTGGGTAAGCAAAGAAGTTACCGAAGAAGAAAAATATTACAATTCCAATTTAACGGTAAAGCCATTTAAAGACTGGATTTAG
- a CDS encoding peptidylprolyl isomerase, whose amino-acid sequence MKKGIIILAAATLGLAACNKEKKGAGGLLYTIHHSAGNEKIKEGDIVKMNFIQKNDKDSVLSSTFDSETPAVFPAQKKMYAGDMNDVLTLFGEGDSATFKVNLDTMALHSKQPKPEQFKNDKYITFTVKIEKVFKKKTGEADSTFNKRAQEYFQADYKATTEKRKAAEPAKLKAYLEDTKLATKTTASGLHYIIEQAGSAEKPALGDTVLIDYTGRVTKKGKDDKYKIFDTSDEKLAKAENEFKPGKPYGPQKMPVGGTIPGFTEALQLIGKGGKIKVIIPSNLGYGEQGAPQVGIMPFSPIAFDLEIKDIIKGKPAPAAPVAPVVKK is encoded by the coding sequence ATGAAAAAGGGAATTATTATTCTAGCAGCAGCCACTTTAGGTTTAGCGGCATGTAACAAAGAGAAAAAGGGAGCTGGTGGGTTATTGTATACCATCCACCACTCTGCAGGTAACGAGAAAATTAAAGAAGGCGATATCGTTAAAATGAATTTTATTCAGAAAAACGATAAAGATTCAGTTTTATCAAGCACTTTCGATAGCGAAACTCCTGCAGTATTTCCTGCACAGAAAAAAATGTATGCTGGTGATATGAACGATGTTTTAACATTGTTTGGAGAAGGCGATAGCGCTACTTTTAAAGTAAACTTAGATACTATGGCACTTCATAGTAAACAACCTAAGCCAGAGCAGTTCAAAAATGATAAATACATCACTTTTACAGTAAAAATCGAAAAAGTATTCAAGAAAAAAACTGGCGAAGCTGATTCTACTTTTAACAAAAGAGCACAGGAATATTTCCAGGCTGATTATAAAGCTACTACAGAAAAAAGAAAAGCTGCTGAACCTGCTAAACTTAAAGCATATTTAGAAGATACTAAACTGGCTACCAAAACTACTGCAAGTGGATTACATTACATTATAGAACAAGCAGGTAGTGCAGAAAAACCAGCTTTAGGCGATACTGTATTAATTGATTATACTGGTAGAGTAACTAAAAAAGGTAAAGATGATAAATACAAAATCTTCGATACAAGTGATGAGAAACTGGCTAAAGCAGAAAACGAATTTAAGCCAGGTAAACCTTACGGTCCTCAAAAAATGCCAGTTGGCGGTACAATCCCAGGATTTACTGAAGCTTTACAGTTAATTGGTAAAGGTGGTAAAATTAAAGTGATTATCCCTTCTAACTTAGGTTATGGAGAGCAAGGTGCACCACAAGTAGGTATTATGCCTTTCAGCCCAATTGCTTTCGATTTAGAAATCAAAGATATTATCAAAGGAAAACCAGCTCCAGCGGCTCCAGTTGCTCCGGTAGTTAAAAAATAA
- a CDS encoding DNA replication and repair protein RecF — MWLKNITLLNFKNYTDADLHFSETVNVFTGNNGSGKTNMLDAIHYLCLCKSYFNPIDSQQIKTNEEVFMIQGDFDRNEKNEKISCGVKRNQKKQFKRNKKEYEKLADHVGLFPVVMVSPYDVNLIMEGSEERRKFIDNVISQTDAHYLDQLITYNRILLNRNALLKQIAITRKYDPTLLEILDEQLVFAGNKIFAIRKAFMDEFIPLFNQYYTYLTENKEIVELNYQSQLNEATFEELLKKSVEKDRVLERTTTGIHKDELAFVISDMPLKKFGSQGQQKSFLIALKIAQYAYLAKNKGFKPLLLLDDIFDKLDDNRVQKLMQMVSHHDFGQIFITDTGRERVKSIFEKIEVDVTLFEVDNGTIQNA, encoded by the coding sequence ATGTGGTTAAAAAATATTACCCTTCTAAATTTTAAGAACTATACCGATGCAGATCTCCATTTCTCGGAAACTGTGAACGTTTTTACGGGTAATAATGGCTCAGGTAAAACGAATATGCTCGATGCCATTCACTATCTCTGTCTATGTAAAAGTTACTTTAACCCCATCGATAGCCAGCAGATTAAAACCAATGAAGAGGTTTTTATGATCCAGGGCGATTTTGACCGCAATGAAAAAAATGAAAAAATTTCCTGCGGTGTAAAACGTAATCAGAAAAAACAGTTCAAACGCAATAAAAAAGAATACGAGAAACTGGCCGATCATGTTGGGCTTTTTCCGGTGGTGATGGTTTCGCCTTATGATGTAAACCTGATTATGGAAGGCAGCGAGGAACGGAGAAAGTTTATTGATAATGTGATTTCGCAAACCGATGCACATTACCTCGATCAGCTGATTACCTATAACCGCATTCTGTTAAACCGGAATGCTTTGCTAAAACAGATTGCGATTACCAGAAAGTACGATCCTACGCTGCTCGAAATTTTGGACGAACAACTGGTTTTTGCCGGCAATAAGATATTCGCTATCCGTAAAGCGTTTATGGATGAGTTTATTCCGCTGTTTAACCAATATTATACCTACCTTACCGAAAACAAGGAAATTGTTGAGCTGAATTATCAGTCGCAATTAAATGAGGCTACTTTCGAAGAACTGTTAAAAAAATCAGTAGAAAAAGACCGTGTACTGGAGCGGACCACAACCGGTATCCATAAAGATGAACTGGCTTTTGTGATCAGCGATATGCCTTTAAAGAAGTTTGGCTCACAGGGTCAGCAAAAATCATTTTTAATTGCTTTGAAGATTGCTCAATACGCTTACCTTGCCAAAAACAAAGGATTTAAGCCTTTGCTTTTGCTGGATGATATTTTTGATAAGCTGGATGATAACCGCGTTCAAAAACTTATGCAAATGGTTTCCCACCATGATTTTGGGCAGATATTTATTACAGATACAGGAAGAGAAAGAGTAAAATCAATTTTTGAAAAAATAGAAGTTGATGTAACTTTGTTCGAAGTAGATAACGGAACTATACAAAATGCGTAA
- a CDS encoding peptidylprolyl isomerase produces the protein MKNRIIILLAAALGLSACNKFEKGEGDMTYKIYKSDGKPKIQDGDYVKLNGVQTVETNTNPDSVMVNTYDNERPAFFAISKSMFKGDLASGLKLLGEGDSAVFKLNLDSMEKYSGQPKPKGLKSNIASFTIKIEKVLHKGKDPDSIFEAKKRLFFESEYKALNEKNKVVEPAKIAKYIAENDLKVTTAPSGLQYVISAPGNSERATLTDTVLMDYTGQFTNKKSNGTLNVFDTSNAKIAKEAGIFSESVQYVPRSLPLGQLPQGVIQGIQLIGVGGKIKMILPSRLGFGENGGGPINPFTPLVFDVELKGIIKPNVAVPLAK, from the coding sequence ATGAAGAACAGAATTATTATTCTCTTGGCAGCAGCATTAGGCCTGTCTGCCTGTAACAAATTCGAAAAGGGTGAAGGAGATATGACTTACAAGATCTATAAAAGTGATGGTAAGCCAAAAATTCAGGATGGCGATTATGTAAAGTTAAACGGCGTTCAAACGGTTGAAACCAATACTAATCCCGATTCGGTAATGGTAAATACCTATGATAATGAACGCCCTGCTTTCTTTGCCATTAGTAAATCGATGTTTAAAGGCGATTTAGCCTCGGGCTTAAAACTGCTTGGCGAAGGAGATAGTGCTGTTTTTAAATTGAACCTGGATTCGATGGAGAAATATTCAGGTCAGCCTAAACCAAAAGGACTAAAATCAAACATTGCTTCTTTTACGATTAAAATTGAGAAGGTGTTGCACAAAGGGAAAGATCCCGATTCGATTTTCGAAGCGAAGAAACGACTTTTCTTTGAATCGGAATACAAAGCACTAAATGAAAAAAATAAAGTAGTAGAGCCTGCTAAAATTGCCAAATATATTGCCGAGAACGATTTAAAGGTAACTACTGCGCCATCTGGATTGCAATATGTGATTTCTGCTCCGGGAAACTCGGAAAGAGCAACTTTAACCGATACGGTATTAATGGACTACACGGGCCAGTTTACCAACAAAAAATCGAACGGAACATTGAACGTTTTTGATACTTCGAATGCTAAAATTGCAAAAGAAGCCGGGATTTTCTCTGAAAGTGTTCAATATGTGCCACGTAGCTTACCCTTAGGCCAATTGCCACAAGGCGTTATCCAGGGTATTCAGCTTATTGGTGTTGGCGGTAAAATCAAAATGATTTTGCCATCAAGACTGGGTTTTGGTGAAAATGGCGGCGGACCAATTAATCCATTTACCCCACTGGTATTTGATGTAGAACTGAAAGGCATTATTAAACCAAATGTAGCAGTACCGCTAGCGAAGTAA
- a CDS encoding beta-N-acetylhexosaminidase, whose amino-acid sequence MKKLFLIISCCFFAANTFAQSIVTETEIGDAESAVSPTPIAIIPEPVSLMKKAGTFTLPENVTIQTLKSGELKQSIAYLSDRITTATGKFVSTVSNSSHPTIKLILNTQEDAQLGKEGYKLNVNPTQVVITANQPAGIFYGVQSLLQLFPAEIESKEQVSGIKWKAPCVDVVDYPKLGWRGLMFDVARHFFTKQEVKQFIDDMVRYKFNLLHLHLVDDEGWRIEIKGLPKLTEIGAWSVKKTGTFGDFIPPAADEPRTYGGFYTQEDIKELVQYAQERFVNILPEIDVPGHSLAVIASYPELSCTPDAVNYKVRSGEKIMDWSRGAPPTALVDNTLCPANEKVYVFLDSVLTQVAKLFPFGYIHMGGDEAPHNFWEKNDQVKALMQREGLKTIPQVQAYFEKRVEQIVISKGKKFMGWDEILEGGVSPTAAVMSWRGMKYGIEAANEKHNVVMSPTDFAYLDYMQADAITEPKVYASLRLNKAYQFNPVPAGVNAQYVIGAQANLWTEQVFTFRQVEYMVYPRAFAIAESIWSPIEKKNWTNFVDRTQQHFKRLDFAEIKYSPAIYDPIFTVKRSADKQLMVELTPEIDGLDIYYSFDNSTPDRFYPKYTAALQVPKDASMLRVITYRGKQPIGRLISIPIADLQKRAR is encoded by the coding sequence ATGAAAAAATTATTCCTGATTATCTCCTGCTGTTTTTTCGCAGCCAATACTTTCGCTCAATCTATTGTTACAGAAACTGAAATCGGCGATGCTGAAAGCGCAGTGTCACCAACACCAATTGCCATTATACCAGAGCCGGTATCTTTAATGAAAAAGGCAGGTACTTTCACCTTGCCTGAAAATGTAACGATCCAGACGCTTAAAAGTGGAGAATTAAAACAATCAATCGCATACCTTTCTGACCGGATTACTACAGCTACAGGCAAATTCGTAAGCACTGTAAGCAATTCGAGCCATCCTACAATCAAACTGATCTTAAACACGCAGGAAGATGCGCAACTGGGTAAAGAAGGTTACAAATTAAATGTTAATCCAACCCAGGTGGTCATCACCGCCAATCAGCCTGCAGGTATTTTTTATGGTGTCCAATCGCTACTTCAGCTTTTCCCGGCCGAGATAGAAAGTAAAGAACAGGTAAGCGGCATCAAATGGAAAGCACCTTGTGTTGATGTTGTAGATTATCCAAAATTGGGCTGGAGGGGTTTAATGTTCGATGTTGCCCGTCACTTTTTCACTAAACAGGAGGTAAAGCAGTTTATCGACGATATGGTACGTTATAAATTTAACCTCCTGCATTTGCACCTAGTAGATGATGAAGGTTGGAGAATTGAAATTAAAGGCTTACCTAAATTAACTGAAATAGGTGCCTGGAGCGTTAAGAAAACCGGAACTTTCGGCGATTTCATCCCCCCTGCTGCTGATGAGCCCCGCACCTATGGTGGTTTTTATACCCAGGAAGATATTAAAGAGCTTGTTCAGTATGCACAAGAACGTTTTGTAAACATATTACCGGAAATCGATGTTCCGGGGCATAGTTTAGCTGTTATCGCCTCTTACCCGGAATTATCGTGCACGCCTGACGCCGTTAATTATAAAGTTCGCTCAGGCGAGAAAATAATGGATTGGAGCCGTGGTGCACCGCCAACAGCTTTGGTTGATAATACCCTTTGCCCGGCAAATGAGAAAGTTTATGTGTTCTTAGACTCGGTACTTACCCAGGTGGCTAAACTTTTCCCTTTCGGATACATTCATATGGGTGGCGACGAAGCCCCGCATAATTTCTGGGAAAAGAATGACCAGGTTAAAGCTTTGATGCAACGCGAAGGTTTAAAAACCATACCTCAGGTACAGGCCTATTTTGAAAAACGGGTAGAGCAAATTGTCATTTCAAAAGGCAAAAAGTTTATGGGTTGGGACGAAATTCTTGAAGGAGGTGTATCGCCAACAGCAGCCGTAATGAGCTGGAGGGGGATGAAATATGGTATTGAGGCGGCGAACGAAAAACACAACGTGGTAATGAGCCCGACTGATTTTGCTTATTTAGATTATATGCAGGCTGATGCCATTACCGAGCCAAAAGTTTATGCTTCGCTCAGGTTAAATAAAGCCTATCAGTTTAATCCTGTTCCGGCGGGCGTAAACGCACAATATGTTATTGGTGCACAGGCCAATCTTTGGACAGAACAGGTATTTACCTTCCGCCAGGTAGAATATATGGTTTATCCACGTGCATTTGCTATTGCTGAATCCATATGGAGTCCGATTGAAAAGAAAAACTGGACCAATTTTGTTGATCGTACGCAACAGCATTTCAAAAGATTAGATTTTGCTGAGATTAAATATTCACCTGCCATTTACGATCCAATTTTTACGGTAAAACGCAGTGCCGACAAACAATTAATGGTTGAATTAACCCCGGAAATAGACGGTTTAGACATTTATTACAGCTTTGACAACTCTACTCCCGACCGCTTTTACCCGAAATACACAGCCGCACTACAGGTGCCAAAAGATGCCAGTATGTTACGTGTAATCACTTATCGCGGGAAACAACCGATTGGAAGACTGATTAGTATCCCTATTGCTGATTTACAGAAAAGGGCGAGATAA
- a CDS encoding peptide-binding protein — protein MALADKYKALTDAATAAGIADLAVREQDGILYIDGTAADGATKDHLWEVYNQIDPNFTSGDLVLNVNVAIDAAVTHAKVITQSSNLNIRNGPGTDQPIVGKAAHGEVITLVNRSNDLWWLVRTNDGEEGYCYAQYLEAQA, from the coding sequence ATGGCATTAGCAGATAAATACAAAGCATTAACTGACGCAGCAACTGCGGCAGGCATAGCAGATTTAGCAGTAAGGGAACAGGACGGGATTTTATACATCGACGGGACTGCTGCCGATGGCGCAACTAAAGATCACCTTTGGGAAGTTTATAATCAGATTGATCCAAACTTTACGTCTGGCGATCTGGTTCTGAATGTAAATGTGGCTATTGATGCCGCCGTTACCCATGCCAAAGTGATTACGCAGAGCAGTAATTTAAATATCCGTAACGGCCCGGGAACGGATCAACCCATTGTAGGTAAAGCTGCCCATGGCGAGGTAATTACCCTCGTAAACAGAAGCAACGATTTATGGTGGCTGGTTCGCACCAACGATGGCGAAGAAGGCTATTGTTATGCCCAGTATCTGGAAGCACAAGCTTAA
- a CDS encoding nucleoside-diphosphate kinase, which produces MSTNRTFTMIKPDAVANGHIGSIINDITNAGFKIIALKYTKLTDETAGQFYAVHAERPFYKDLVSFMSSGPIVAAILEKDNAIEDFRKLIGATNPAEAAEGTIRQKYAKSIDANAVHGSDSDENAEIEGNFFFKADERF; this is translated from the coding sequence ATGAGCACTAACAGAACTTTTACCATGATTAAGCCTGATGCAGTAGCAAACGGCCATATCGGATCAATCATTAACGACATTACTAATGCAGGTTTCAAAATCATCGCATTAAAATATACTAAACTTACAGACGAAACTGCTGGTCAGTTTTATGCTGTTCACGCTGAGCGTCCTTTTTACAAAGATTTAGTAAGCTTTATGTCTTCAGGACCTATTGTTGCTGCTATTTTAGAAAAAGACAACGCCATTGAAGATTTCAGAAAACTGATCGGTGCGACTAACCCGGCTGAGGCTGCAGAAGGTACTATCCGTCAGAAATATGCAAAATCAATCGATGCAAATGCGGTTCACGGTTCAGATTCTGATGAGAATGCAGAAATTGAAGGTAACTTCTTCTTCAAAGCAGACGAACGTTTCTAG
- a CDS encoding 50S ribosomal protein L25/general stress protein Ctc, with product MKTIAISGSPRENVGKRDAKELRYEGKVPAVLYGGKEQQHFAVVIADLRDVIYTPDVNFVEIDVNGTKTKAIVKDTQFHPLTDVLMHIDFLQLFDEKEIVMEIPVKLTGTSPGVKMGGKLIQKLRKLRVKALPADMPQNVEVSLEKLEVGSLFRVRDLKGDKYVITNTPEDTIVSVAMSRALKQAETEAAKGKK from the coding sequence ATGAAAACAATCGCAATTAGCGGTTCTCCAAGAGAGAACGTAGGGAAACGCGATGCCAAGGAACTTCGTTACGAAGGTAAAGTTCCGGCGGTATTGTATGGTGGAAAAGAGCAACAACACTTCGCTGTAGTTATTGCTGACTTAAGAGATGTTATTTATACCCCGGATGTAAACTTTGTGGAGATTGATGTGAACGGTACTAAAACTAAAGCTATCGTAAAAGACACTCAATTTCACCCACTTACCGACGTATTAATGCACATCGATTTTCTTCAGTTATTCGACGAGAAAGAAATCGTTATGGAGATCCCGGTTAAATTAACAGGAACTTCTCCAGGTGTTAAAATGGGGGGTAAATTAATCCAGAAATTACGTAAACTACGTGTTAAAGCATTACCAGCTGATATGCCACAAAACGTAGAAGTAAGCTTAGAGAAATTAGAAGTAGGTAGTTTATTCCGTGTTCGTGACCTTAAAGGTGATAAATACGTAATCACTAACACTCCTGAAGATACTATCGTTTCTGTTGCAATGTCTAGAGCATTAAAACAAGCAGAAACTGAAGCTGCTAAAGGTAAAAAATAA
- a CDS encoding peptidylprolyl isomerase: protein MKRIFLAVCLSGIAVASYAQTKTTAKKPVAQKPTTAASKTSSTTAGLKSTLDSTSYAFGTSIGAGLKTTGLSTLNYEVLLKGLKDAFTGGKVILTQQQAQQCINEALAKASSVKNKAEEAANKIKYAPIMKEGQDFLEQNKKRAGVQTTASGLQYEVLTAGSGVKPLATDSVLVHYKGTLLNGKQFDSSYDRGEPISFPLNQVIKGWTEGVQLMPAGSKYKFFIPYNLAYGERGAGQDIPPYSTLIFEVELLKVNGK from the coding sequence ATGAAAAGAATTTTTTTAGCGGTATGTCTATCCGGTATCGCTGTTGCATCTTATGCACAAACCAAAACAACAGCAAAGAAACCTGTTGCCCAAAAACCGACCACAGCTGCAAGTAAAACATCAAGCACTACTGCAGGTTTAAAATCTACCTTAGATTCTACCAGTTATGCTTTTGGTACTTCCATCGGCGCAGGTTTAAAAACAACCGGCCTTTCTACCCTAAATTACGAAGTACTGTTAAAAGGACTAAAAGATGCCTTTACAGGAGGTAAGGTTATTTTAACGCAACAACAGGCACAACAATGTATTAACGAGGCATTAGCCAAGGCATCATCAGTAAAAAACAAAGCTGAAGAAGCCGCAAATAAAATTAAATACGCACCAATTATGAAAGAAGGACAAGATTTCTTAGAACAGAACAAAAAACGTGCAGGTGTACAAACAACTGCAAGCGGTTTACAATACGAGGTTTTAACGGCTGGCTCTGGCGTTAAACCATTGGCAACCGATTCGGTACTGGTTCATTATAAAGGAACATTATTAAACGGAAAACAATTCGACAGCTCTTACGACAGAGGTGAACCGATTTCCTTTCCTTTAAACCAGGTAATTAAAGGCTGGACAGAAGGCGTACAGTTAATGCCTGCGGGTTCGAAATATAAATTCTTTATTCCTTACAACCTGGCTTACGGCGAACGTGGCGCAGGACAGGATATTCCGCCATACAGCACTTTAATTTTCGAGGTGGAATTGTTAAAAGTGAACGGAAAATAA
- a CDS encoding RNA-binding protein: MRKPNDVTVKDAISKMLDVYRLRRKFDETSILSIWPEIMGTAIANRTKQIYIHDKKLFLRIESSVIKNELVMVRQGIIQKLNEHAGSVVITEMIFL; the protein is encoded by the coding sequence ATGCGTAAACCCAATGATGTTACTGTAAAAGATGCCATCAGCAAAATGCTGGATGTATACCGTTTGCGCCGTAAATTCGACGAAACTTCCATCTTGTCTATCTGGCCGGAAATTATGGGCACCGCTATAGCCAACAGGACCAAACAGATTTACATCCACGATAAAAAACTATTTTTACGTATCGAATCTTCAGTCATTAAAAATGAATTGGTGATGGTACGCCAGGGCATTATCCAGAAACTGAATGAACATGCCGGTAGTGTGGTCATCACCGAAATGATTTTTTTATAG